The proteins below are encoded in one region of Salvelinus sp. IW2-2015 unplaced genomic scaffold, ASM291031v2 Un_scaffold3020, whole genome shotgun sequence:
- the hmox2b gene encoding heme oxygenase 2 — MEDSVKAESAADGGGLVNAEKEPEDTLSPTDLSELLAAGTKEVHEKAENTQFVKDFLRGRIRKELFKLGDVALYYTYEAMEEEIERNKDHPDFSPLYFPELNRRDALSRDLDYFYGEDWRERVSCSPATQRYVERIHQVGQEEPVLLVAHAYTRYMGDLSGGQVLKKVAQRALKLPSTGEGVYFYQFDGIHSAKAFKQLYRSRMNELELDMATKDRLVAEAVLAFQFNMEVFDELEEMGKDIQEEVMDAGMPVHGAHGTGGDINKCPYYAAQMAASGGSAYVGQLAMAVLRHPTGQVLFAAWVAALAGLAAWYFM, encoded by the exons ATGGAGGACTCTGTGAAGGCGGAGAGTGCCGCCGATGGAGGAGGCCTGGTGAATGCAGAGAAAGAGCCAGAAGACACTCTCAG CCCCACAGACCTTTCTGAACTGCTGGCTGCAGGGACCAAAGAGGTTCACGAGAAGGCGGAGAACACCCAGTTTGTCAAGGACTTCCTCAGGGGGCGCATCCGCAAGGAGCTTTTCAAG ctGGGCGATGTGGCCCTCTACTACACCTACGAGGCCATGGAGGAGGAGATTGAGAGGAACAAGGATCATCCTGACTTCTCCCCGCTCTACTTCCCAGAGCTGAATAGACGTGACGCCCTGTCCCGCGACCTGGACTACTTCTATGGTGAGGACTGGCGGGAGCGGGTCAGCTGCTCGCCAGCCACGCAACGCTACGTGGAACGCATCCACCAG gTGGGTCAGGAAGAGCCGGTCTTGCTGGTGGCCCATGCCTACACCCGTTACATGGGCGACCTGTCCGGGGGCCAGGTGCTGAAGAAGGTGGCCCAGCGGGCGCTGAAGCTGCCATCGACGGGCGAGGGCGTCTACTTCTACCAGTTTGACGGCATCCACAGCGCCAAGGCCTTCAAGCAGCTGTACCGGAGCCGGATGAATGAGCTGGAGCTGGACATGGCCACCAAGGACAGGCTGGTGGCGGAGGCCGTGCTGGCCTTTCAGTTCAACATGGAG GTATTTGATGAGCTAGAGGAGATGGGTAAGGATATCCAGGAGGAGGTCATGGACGCGGGCATGCCTGTTCACGGGGCCCATGGGACCGGAGGAGACATCAACAAATGCCCCTACTACGCCGCACAAATGG CGGCCAGTGGGGGCTCGGCGTACGTCGGTCAGCTGGCCATGGCCGTCCTCAGACACCCCACAGGCCAGGTCCTATTCGCCGCTTGGGTCGCCGCCCTCGCCGGATTGGCTGCGTGGTACTTCATGTGA